A section of the Devosia rhizoryzae genome encodes:
- a CDS encoding M81 family metallopeptidase, producing MRIFTAALATETNTFSPIAVDKRAFEASLHAKPGQHPATPTLCTAPITVGREVCAREGWTLIEGTASWADPAGLVARATYEELRDEILGQLEAAMPVDAVVLGLHGAMVAQGYDDAEGDILTRVRALVGPDVLVCAELDPHSHLTGKRAAAADFFVYFKEFPHTDFVDRARDLWNIAARTLRGEVRPVMSVFDCRMIDVFPTSKQPMRGFVDRLFALEQSEPGLLSLSVVHGFMAGDVPEMGTKVIAVTDNQPELGGALAERLGRELFAMRGTFMVSQVDEQTAVDAAIAAPRGPVVIADVWDNPGGGTAGDATVILGELIRRGVQDVAVGTIWDPIAVQICFAAGVGAQIPLRFGAKSAPMTGNSIDAVVTVKALRNNAEMRFGESFAPFGDAAWVSFDGIDVILNSTRAQSFDPSLFSVMGIDPTLRKVLLIKSTNHFYDSFSRIASEIVYCSAGKPYPNRPAETDYRKAPRNIWPMVEDPWAH from the coding sequence TTGCGCATTTTCACTGCCGCCCTCGCCACTGAGACCAATACGTTTTCCCCCATTGCCGTCGACAAGCGCGCCTTCGAGGCATCGCTTCATGCCAAGCCGGGCCAGCATCCGGCGACGCCGACACTCTGCACGGCGCCGATTACGGTGGGTCGCGAAGTCTGCGCCCGAGAAGGCTGGACCTTGATCGAGGGAACAGCCAGCTGGGCCGATCCGGCGGGGCTGGTGGCGCGGGCAACCTATGAAGAGCTGCGCGACGAAATCCTGGGCCAGCTCGAAGCGGCGATGCCGGTCGATGCCGTGGTCCTCGGGCTTCATGGCGCGATGGTGGCGCAGGGCTATGACGATGCGGAGGGAGACATCCTGACACGCGTGCGCGCCCTCGTCGGGCCAGACGTGCTGGTCTGCGCGGAACTCGATCCGCATAGCCACCTTACCGGGAAGCGTGCGGCGGCCGCCGACTTCTTTGTCTACTTCAAGGAATTTCCCCATACTGATTTCGTCGATCGGGCGCGCGATCTTTGGAATATTGCGGCACGGACGCTAAGGGGCGAGGTGCGGCCGGTGATGAGCGTCTTCGATTGCCGCATGATCGATGTATTCCCGACCTCAAAGCAACCGATGCGCGGCTTTGTCGACCGGCTTTTCGCGCTCGAGCAAAGCGAGCCGGGCCTGTTGTCGCTCTCGGTCGTGCACGGTTTCATGGCCGGCGACGTGCCGGAAATGGGCACCAAGGTCATCGCCGTGACCGACAATCAGCCCGAACTTGGCGGGGCGCTCGCCGAGCGCCTCGGCCGCGAGCTTTTTGCCATGCGCGGCACGTTCATGGTCAGCCAAGTCGACGAGCAGACCGCGGTGGACGCCGCCATCGCAGCGCCGCGCGGGCCGGTGGTGATCGCCGATGTATGGGACAATCCGGGCGGTGGCACGGCGGGGGACGCGACGGTTATCCTCGGCGAGCTGATCCGGCGCGGCGTCCAGGATGTGGCGGTGGGAACGATCTGGGACCCGATCGCCGTGCAGATCTGTTTTGCGGCCGGCGTCGGCGCGCAGATCCCGTTGCGCTTCGGCGCTAAATCGGCGCCGATGACGGGCAATTCGATTGACGCCGTGGTGACGGTCAAAGCGCTGCGCAACAACGCCGAAATGCGCTTTGGCGAAAGCTTTGCGCCCTTCGGCGACGCCGCCTGGGTAAGCTTTGACGGCATCGACGTCATCCTCAATTCGACCCGGGCGCAAAGCTTCGACCCAAGCCTTTTTTCAGTGATGGGAATCGATCCCACTTTGCGCAAGGTGCTGCTGATCAAGTCGACCAATCACTTCTACGATTCGTTTTCGAGGATCGCGTCGGAGATCGTTTATTGCTCGGCTGGAAAGCCTTATCCGAACCGGCCGGCCGAAACGGATTATCGCAAAGCGCCAAGGAACATATGGCCGATGGTGGAGGATCCTTGGGCTCATTGA
- a CDS encoding nucleoside deaminase, translating into MTESPMDLALRLAQEAADVGEAPIGAVIMDGTRILAADRNRMQALRDPTAHAEMLAIRAALATRNTGRLDGCDLYVTLEPCAMCAGAIAHARLRRVYFAAEDIKAGAVENGIRLFDQPTCHHHPEVIGGVSAGRAEAMLTAFFRKLR; encoded by the coding sequence ATGACCGAAAGCCCGATGGACCTTGCCCTGCGCCTTGCCCAGGAGGCCGCCGATGTCGGCGAGGCGCCGATCGGCGCCGTGATCATGGACGGCACGCGCATCCTGGCCGCTGACCGCAACCGCATGCAGGCGCTGCGCGATCCGACGGCGCATGCCGAAATGCTGGCGATCCGCGCTGCCTTGGCGACACGCAATACCGGCCGCCTCGATGGCTGCGACCTCTACGTGACGCTCGAGCCCTGCGCCATGTGCGCCGGAGCCATAGCCCACGCCCGCCTGCGCCGTGTTTACTTTGCCGCCGAGGACATCAAGGCCGGCGCCGTCGAGAACGGCATCCGCCTGTTTGATCAGCCGACCTGTCACCACCATCCGGAGGTGATCGGCGGGGTTTCGGCGGGCAGGGCAGAGGCGATGCTGACGGCGTTTTTCAGGAAGCTGCGCTAA
- a CDS encoding alpha/beta hydrolase, translated as MSVTHPSHKASWTSRANALWDVTAHHFSMPGLLLGAVAFTLSLTPSLLPRTESVQGILSGCCFAVGYGAGNLGHWLWGFLGLKVPPGRVTRILGALVALLALGLVLLGLSYSSLWQNSVRAVMGLPPVDGFQPLVIAAVALPIAAALMVLGKLLVTLIRLVWRWLAPLLPPRAAAVLATVLVAIVVGSLVNNLFWRNALRAADAFYQGLDELVSTDQEPPSLWYESGSSQSLIDWETIGSDARPYLRTRQTAEAISALTGKPAIEPLRTYVGLRSAETPEARAALALAELQRIGAFERSVLVLIMPVGTGWVDPAGIDTLELLHGGDVASVAVQYSYLTSALSLLVEPEYGAETGQALFNAVYNFWTQLPRDARPRLYLYGLSLGALASQNSTTVYNVLADPFQGALWAGPPFSSPVWSRMTEGRQPGTPYWLPRFGNSSSIRFMNQSGAEGWDAVAWGPMRIVFLQYASDPIVFFSFAADWQKPAWLDWPRGPDVSPALNWYPLITFLQLALDTALAQTAPLGYGHNYAPEHYIDAWMEVTQPQGWTAAEIGALKAAIGTERYAAGEP; from the coding sequence ATGAGCGTCACCCATCCATCCCACAAGGCGAGCTGGACCAGCCGCGCCAATGCCCTTTGGGATGTGACGGCGCATCATTTCTCCATGCCCGGTCTCTTGCTTGGCGCCGTGGCATTCACGCTGTCGCTTACGCCTTCGCTCCTGCCGCGCACCGAAAGCGTCCAAGGCATTCTGTCCGGCTGCTGCTTTGCCGTGGGTTATGGCGCGGGCAATCTCGGCCACTGGCTCTGGGGCTTTTTGGGCCTCAAAGTGCCACCGGGGCGGGTCACCCGCATCCTCGGGGCGCTGGTTGCGCTCCTCGCGCTTGGCCTCGTGCTGCTCGGATTGAGCTATTCGAGCCTTTGGCAGAACTCCGTGCGCGCCGTCATGGGCCTGCCGCCGGTCGATGGTTTCCAGCCTTTGGTGATCGCTGCCGTGGCGCTGCCGATCGCTGCGGCCTTGATGGTCTTGGGCAAGCTCCTGGTGACGCTGATCCGCCTGGTTTGGCGCTGGCTTGCGCCATTGTTGCCGCCGCGTGCCGCTGCGGTCCTCGCCACGGTTCTGGTGGCGATCGTGGTCGGATCGCTGGTCAACAATCTTTTCTGGCGCAATGCCCTACGGGCCGCCGATGCCTTTTACCAGGGCCTCGATGAACTGGTCTCGACCGACCAGGAGCCGCCTTCGCTCTGGTATGAAAGCGGCAGCAGCCAATCGCTGATCGATTGGGAAACCATCGGCAGCGACGCGCGACCCTACCTTCGCACCCGCCAAACCGCAGAGGCTATATCCGCGCTAACGGGCAAGCCTGCGATCGAACCGCTCCGCACCTATGTCGGCCTGCGCTCCGCCGAAACGCCGGAAGCCCGGGCGGCGCTGGCGCTGGCGGAGCTGCAGCGCATCGGCGCCTTCGAGCGCTCCGTCCTAGTCCTCATCATGCCGGTGGGCACGGGCTGGGTCGATCCAGCGGGCATCGACACGCTCGAACTGCTGCATGGCGGCGATGTCGCCAGCGTTGCCGTGCAATATTCCTATCTCACCAGCGCGCTGTCGCTGCTGGTCGAGCCCGAATATGGCGCCGAAACCGGGCAGGCGCTGTTCAACGCCGTCTATAATTTCTGGACGCAACTGCCGCGCGATGCGCGCCCGCGCCTCTATCTTTATGGCTTGAGCCTCGGCGCGCTCGCGTCGCAGAACTCGACCACGGTCTACAATGTCCTAGCCGATCCGTTCCAGGGTGCGCTTTGGGCAGGCCCGCCATTTTCCAGTCCGGTCTGGAGCCGGATGACGGAGGGACGCCAGCCCGGCACGCCCTATTGGCTGCCGCGCTTCGGCAATTCGTCGTCCATCCGCTTCATGAACCAATCCGGCGCCGAAGGCTGGGACGCGGTGGCGTGGGGGCCGATGCGTATCGTGTTTCTCCAATATGCCAGCGACCCCATCGTCTTTTTTTCCTTTGCCGCCGATTGGCAAAAGCCGGCCTGGCTCGATTGGCCGCGCGGGCCCGACGTCTCCCCGGCGCTCAACTGGTATCCGCTCATCACCTTCCTGCAACTGGCGCTCGATACGGCGCTGGCGCAGACCGCGCCGCTCGGCTACGGGCACAATTATGCGCCCGAGCACTATATCGATGCCTGGATGGAAGTGACCCAGCCTCAGGGTTGGACGGCAGCGGAAATTGGGGCCTTGAAAGCTGCTATAGGCACCGAACGTTATGCTGCGGGTGAGCCATGA
- the mutL gene encoding DNA mismatch repair endonuclease MutL, with protein sequence MPIRQLPEDLINRIAAGEVVERPASVVKELVENSIDAGARRIVVTTANGGMDLIRISDDGHGMDRQDLLLSVERHATSKLSMDDLDDIRTLGFRGEALASIGSVARLSVASRTADAESGLVLVVDNGRRSGPMPQAMNRGTVIEVRDLFAQVPARRKFLKSARAEGAAITDVVKRLAMANPQVHFVLEGTDRTASNWPSVGEGALQARLGQVMGADFVENAVVLATQRHGIVVAGMAGLPTYTRANSLSQFYFVNGRSVRDKVLVGAVRAAYADYTFRDRFPVVSLYVAIDPAEVDVNVHPAKAELRFRDQGALRGAVITAIGQALAAAGFKASTTVAEDIIEAFKAPEMAETPARSGWEPQATPIARLAPGEQLQGFAEPSARVERFEPVGDVPDYPLGTARAQMFDNYIIAQNGGGLLLVDQHAAHERLVYERFKAQMASGPVASQRQLIPVIVELPEEDCGRLEEAAPELERFGLYLDRFGPRAIAVRETPALLGTTDIAGLVRDLADGLAEWDSTAALSDRMEAIIARMACHGSVRSGRRLRVDEMNALLRDMEATPHSGQCIHGRPTYVELKKGDIERLFGRSR encoded by the coding sequence TTGCCGATACGCCAACTACCCGAGGACCTGATCAACCGCATCGCCGCCGGCGAAGTGGTGGAGCGGCCCGCCAGCGTCGTCAAGGAGCTGGTCGAGAACTCAATCGATGCCGGCGCGCGGCGCATCGTCGTCACCACCGCCAATGGCGGCATGGACCTGATCCGCATCAGCGATGACGGCCACGGCATGGATCGGCAGGATCTTTTGCTGTCGGTTGAACGGCACGCCACCTCCAAGCTCAGCATGGACGACCTCGACGATATCCGCACCCTTGGCTTCCGCGGCGAGGCGCTGGCCTCGATCGGGTCGGTCGCGCGGCTCTCGGTGGCCTCGCGAACCGCCGATGCCGAGAGCGGGTTGGTGCTGGTCGTCGACAATGGGCGCCGCTCCGGCCCCATGCCGCAGGCGATGAACCGTGGCACGGTGATCGAAGTACGCGACCTCTTCGCGCAGGTGCCGGCGCGGCGCAAATTTCTCAAATCCGCCCGGGCGGAAGGCGCCGCGATCACCGACGTGGTCAAGCGCCTCGCCATGGCCAATCCGCAGGTGCATTTCGTGCTCGAGGGCACGGACCGCACGGCGAGCAACTGGCCTTCCGTCGGCGAAGGCGCGCTACAGGCCCGGCTCGGCCAGGTCATGGGCGCCGATTTTGTCGAAAACGCCGTCGTGCTCGCAACGCAGCGGCATGGCATCGTCGTTGCCGGCATGGCGGGGCTGCCGACCTATACTCGCGCCAATTCGCTGTCGCAGTTCTATTTCGTCAACGGCCGCTCGGTCCGTGACAAGGTGCTGGTCGGCGCCGTGCGCGCGGCCTATGCCGACTACACTTTCCGCGACCGCTTTCCGGTCGTCTCGCTCTATGTCGCCATCGACCCGGCCGAGGTCGACGTCAACGTCCATCCAGCCAAGGCCGAACTGCGCTTCCGCGACCAGGGCGCCCTGCGCGGCGCGGTGATCACCGCGATCGGACAGGCCCTCGCCGCAGCAGGGTTCAAAGCTTCGACCACGGTCGCCGAAGACATAATTGAAGCCTTCAAGGCGCCGGAAATGGCCGAAACACCGGCGCGCAGCGGCTGGGAGCCACAAGCGACACCGATCGCCCGCCTGGCGCCAGGCGAACAGCTGCAGGGTTTCGCCGAACCCAGCGCCCGCGTCGAGCGCTTCGAACCAGTGGGCGACGTCCCCGACTATCCGCTCGGCACGGCCCGGGCGCAGATGTTCGACAACTACATCATCGCGCAAAATGGCGGCGGGCTCCTCCTCGTCGACCAGCACGCCGCGCATGAACGGCTGGTCTATGAGCGCTTCAAGGCCCAGATGGCGTCCGGCCCCGTCGCGAGCCAAAGGCAGCTGATCCCGGTGATCGTCGAGCTGCCCGAAGAGGATTGCGGGCGCCTCGAGGAAGCCGCGCCCGAACTCGAGCGCTTCGGGCTTTACCTCGATCGCTTCGGCCCCCGCGCCATCGCCGTGCGCGAGACACCGGCCCTCCTTGGCACGACCGACATTGCCGGCCTCGTCCGCGATCTTGCCGATGGCCTTGCCGAATGGGACAGCACCGCGGCCCTCTCCGACCGCATGGAGGCCATTATCGCCCGCATGGCCTGCCACGGCTCGGTGCGCTCGGGCCGGCGGCTTCGCGTCGACGAGATGAACGCGTTGCTCCGCGACATGGAAGCCACGCCCCATTCGGGCCAGTGCATCCACGGCCGCCCGACCTATGTCGAGCTCAAGAAGGGCGACATCGAGCGGCTGTTCGGGCGCAGCCGATGA
- a CDS encoding metallophosphoesterase family protein: protein MTLWFTSDTHFADSRVLKIDRRPFANMAEHDGALIANWNALVAPEDEIWHLGDFARGTTEEVEAVLAQLHGTKHLVIGNNDPEPTLSAKGWASLQHYREMRIDGQLFILCHYPFRTWNQIGKKSINLHGHSHGKLTPVTRQFDVGVDPQGLRPRRIEEIVVSRRKTKAG from the coding sequence ATGACTCTCTGGTTCACCAGCGACACGCATTTTGCCGATTCCCGTGTTCTCAAGATCGACCGCCGCCCCTTTGCCAACATGGCGGAACACGATGGGGCCCTGATCGCGAACTGGAACGCGCTCGTCGCACCCGAAGACGAGATCTGGCACCTGGGCGATTTCGCGCGCGGCACGACCGAGGAGGTCGAGGCGGTCCTGGCGCAGCTCCACGGCACCAAGCACTTGGTCATCGGCAACAACGATCCGGAGCCGACGCTTTCCGCTAAAGGCTGGGCCAGCCTGCAGCACTACCGGGAAATGCGTATCGACGGGCAACTCTTTATCCTCTGCCACTACCCATTCCGAACCTGGAACCAGATTGGCAAAAAGTCGATCAACCTCCACGGCCATTCACACGGCAAGCTGACCCCGGTCACGCGTCAATTCGACGTCGGCGTCGACCCGCAGGGACTAAGGCCGCGGCGGATCGAGGAGATCGTCGTGTCACGGAGAAAGACCAAGGCTGGCTAG
- a CDS encoding type II toxin-antitoxin system RelE/ParE family toxin, whose amino-acid sequence MACGLTVIASFKGKFAQAVSAGECPKGFPCEVLRSAQRKLAALASATVLADLRVPPGNRLEALTGDRSGQHSIRVNDQWRICFRWADGRAEDVEIVDYH is encoded by the coding sequence ATGGCCTGCGGGTTGACCGTGATCGCATCTTTCAAAGGCAAATTCGCGCAAGCCGTATCGGCGGGAGAGTGTCCGAAGGGCTTTCCTTGCGAGGTCCTTCGATCGGCTCAGCGCAAGCTGGCGGCGTTAGCGTCAGCCACTGTTTTGGCTGATCTCCGCGTACCTCCGGGTAATCGTCTGGAAGCGTTAACCGGCGACCGCTCAGGTCAACACTCCATCCGTGTAAACGACCAATGGCGCATCTGTTTCCGGTGGGCGGACGGGCGCGCGGAAGATGTCGAGATCGTGGATTATCATTGA
- a CDS encoding HigA family addiction module antitoxin, producing the protein MTIRITPPVHPGEYLREELLEPLGLTSYALAARLGVPRTRIERLVREETGVTPDTALRLGRFFSMTPEFWINMQGLYDLTVAEAAAAEALRAIEPIVLPAA; encoded by the coding sequence ATGACCATCAGGATCACACCACCAGTTCATCCCGGTGAGTATCTGCGCGAGGAACTTCTGGAGCCGCTGGGCCTGACTTCCTACGCCCTCGCTGCCCGTCTTGGTGTGCCGCGCACCCGTATCGAACGACTTGTCCGCGAAGAAACCGGCGTCACACCGGATACAGCGTTGCGGCTGGGACGGTTCTTTTCCATGACACCGGAATTCTGGATCAACATGCAGGGGCTCTACGACTTGACCGTCGCCGAGGCCGCTGCTGCAGAGGCTTTGCGTGCTATCGAGCCGATTGTCCTGCCGGCTGCTTGA
- the edd gene encoding phosphogluconate dehydratase: protein MTVRQAIQDVTDRIAARSRDTRRDYLTRLDIAKEQGVYRAALSCGNLAHGFAACSPSEKAALAGNKTLNLGIVTSYNDMLSAHQPYQFYPDIIKEAAREIGATAQVAGGVPAMCDGVTQGQPGMDLSLFSRDVIAMSTAIALSHNMFDAAVYLGICDKIVPGLVIGALAFGHLPAVFVPAGPMPSGLPNDEKSRVRQLYMEGKVGRAELLEAESKSYHSAGTCTFYGTANSNQMLMEIMGLHLPGASFVNPGTPLRDALTREATKRALSLTSLGNNYTPIGHVLDEKAIVNGLVGLHATGGSTNHTMHIIAMAAAAGIQVTWDDMSDLSDATPLLARVYPNGVADVNHFHAAGGMGFLIKELLESGHLHEDVKTVWGDGLSNYTVEAKLLDDKLSFEQAPAESALPKVLTSTKTPFQPSGGLKLLTGNLGRSVIKVSAVKPEHRVVEARARVFHGQEGLQAAFKAGELTGDVIAVVRFSGPKALGMPELHKLTPALGVLQDRGHKVALLTDGRMSGASGKVPAAIHMTPEAVDGGPISKIRDGDLIRLDANEGTLTFLGDEKEFFSRTPATEDLRSQHFGMGRDLFAGFRSLVGVADRGASVFN, encoded by the coding sequence ATGACCGTCCGTCAGGCCATCCAGGACGTGACCGATCGTATCGCGGCGCGCAGCCGCGACACGCGCCGCGACTACCTTACCCGCCTCGACATCGCCAAGGAGCAGGGCGTTTATCGCGCAGCACTCTCCTGCGGCAACCTCGCCCACGGATTTGCCGCCTGCTCGCCTTCCGAAAAGGCAGCGCTGGCCGGCAACAAGACGCTGAACCTCGGCATCGTCACGAGCTACAACGACATGCTCTCGGCTCATCAGCCCTATCAATTTTATCCCGATATCATCAAGGAAGCGGCGCGCGAGATCGGCGCCACGGCCCAGGTTGCCGGCGGTGTGCCGGCCATGTGCGATGGCGTGACGCAAGGCCAGCCGGGCATGGACCTGTCGCTGTTCAGCCGCGACGTCATTGCCATGTCGACCGCCATTGCTCTGTCGCACAACATGTTCGACGCCGCGGTTTACCTCGGCATTTGCGACAAGATCGTGCCCGGCCTGGTCATCGGCGCCCTAGCCTTCGGTCACCTGCCGGCCGTCTTCGTGCCCGCCGGGCCCATGCCCTCGGGCCTGCCCAATGATGAGAAGTCCCGCGTCCGCCAGCTCTATATGGAAGGCAAGGTCGGCCGCGCCGAACTGCTGGAAGCCGAATCGAAGTCCTATCATTCGGCCGGCACCTGCACCTTCTACGGCACCGCCAATTCCAACCAGATGCTGATGGAGATCATGGGTCTCCATCTGCCTGGCGCAAGCTTCGTCAATCCAGGCACCCCGCTGCGCGATGCGCTGACCCGCGAGGCCACCAAGCGCGCATTGTCGCTGACCAGCCTTGGCAACAATTATACGCCGATCGGGCATGTGCTCGACGAAAAGGCCATCGTCAACGGCCTTGTCGGGCTTCACGCCACCGGCGGCTCCACCAACCACACCATGCATATCATCGCCATGGCCGCCGCTGCCGGCATTCAGGTCACCTGGGATGACATGAGCGATCTGTCGGACGCAACGCCGCTCTTGGCCCGCGTTTATCCCAATGGCGTTGCCGACGTGAACCACTTCCACGCCGCCGGCGGCATGGGCTTCCTGATCAAAGAGCTGCTCGAAAGCGGACACCTCCATGAAGACGTCAAGACCGTCTGGGGCGATGGCTTGTCCAACTACACGGTCGAAGCCAAGCTGCTCGATGACAAGCTGAGCTTCGAACAGGCCCCGGCAGAGTCGGCGCTGCCCAAGGTCCTGACCTCGACCAAGACCCCGTTCCAGCCCAGCGGTGGCCTCAAACTCCTCACCGGTAATCTCGGCCGCTCGGTCATCAAGGTCTCGGCCGTCAAGCCCGAGCACCGCGTGGTCGAAGCTCGCGCCCGTGTGTTCCACGGCCAGGAAGGGTTGCAGGCTGCGTTCAAGGCAGGCGAGTTGACCGGCGACGTCATTGCCGTGGTCCGATTCTCCGGCCCCAAGGCGCTCGGTATGCCGGAGCTGCATAAACTGACCCCCGCGCTCGGCGTCCTCCAAGACCGCGGCCACAAGGTGGCTCTCTTGACCGACGGCCGCATGTCCGGCGCTTCGGGCAAGGTACCGGCCGCCATCCACATGACCCCCGAAGCAGTCGACGGCGGCCCGATCAGCAAGATCCGCGACGGCGACCTGATCCGCCTCGATGCCAATGAAGGCACGCTGACCTTCCTCGGCGACGAAAAGGAATTCTTCAGCCGCACCCCCGCCACCGAAGACCTCCGCAGCCAACACTTTGGCATGGGCCGCGACCTCTTTGCGGGCTTCAGAAGCCTGGTGGGCGTTGCGGACAGAGGGGCGAGTGTTTTTAACTGA